Proteins from a genomic interval of Sugiyamaella lignohabitans strain CBS 10342 chromosome C, complete sequence:
- the YMD8 gene encoding Ymd8p (Putative nucleotide sugar transporter; has similarity to Vrg4p; GO_component: GO:0030137 - COPI-coated vesicle [Evidence IDA] [PMID 14562095]; GO_component: GO:0030663 - COPI-coated vesicle membrane [Evidence IEA]; GO_component: GO:0005794 - Golgi apparatus [Evidence IEA]; GO_component: GO:0000139 - Golgi membrane [Evidence IEA]; GO_component: GO:0031410 - cytoplasmic vesicle [Evidence IEA]; GO_component: GO:0016021 - integral component of membrane [Evidence IEA]; GO_component: GO:0016021 - integral component of membrane [Evidence ISM] [PMID 12192589]; GO_component: GO:0016020 - membrane [Evidence IEA]; GO_function: GO:0005338 - nucleotide-sugar transmembrane transporter activity [Evidence ISS] [PMID 9395539]; GO_process: GO:0015786 - UDP-glucose transport [Evidence IMP] [PMID 18693752]; GO_process: GO:0008643 - carbohydrate transport [Evidence IEA]; GO_process: GO:0015780 - nucleotide-sugar transport [Evidence ISS] [PMID 9395539]; GO_process: GO:0006810 - transport [Evidence IEA]) produces MPITTIHDLRTADAANVPERNGPPDIEASAGLLDGNRRRQSSSSSLGDSSQSISEKESQFHHAVMSVIYILGWYLFSVSISVYNKWMFSPEHLDFRFPIFSTSIHQLIQTSLAAAILFAVPEWKPQSPFTNFKDYFRRIGPCAAASAGDIGMGNVSLRLVTLSFYTMVKSSSLGFVLLFGVLFKIEKATARLCAIIIFMSIGVLMMVAGETQFQLFGFILVMGAAACSGLRWSLTQLLLKPAGFGRDHQHHQHQHQRHQHHHQYQQLQEDETHNSVYESNNHGRVSMAVDGDLDKAGTLSPTVSVVSSVHMQSDSSSPSPSSSSSSPAVGLLAAAPIVSSEDRRQLQLQHDYGHNTTTTAGSTDPSTTSGSKHTTHSTHNNPIYTILSLSPIMGTILMVMCLIIEGPIQIVNAKLWQEKGFLGGIGLLIFPGILAFCMTLSEFLLLNRTSVLTLAIAGICKEVVTICVACIFFGDRLTFINGLGLLVTTACIGAYNLHRYNETKTRHSAKHLEDSEE; encoded by the coding sequence ATGCCGATAACCACGATCCACGACTTGCGGACCGCGGATGCCGCGAATGTGCCCGAAAGAAACGGTCCGCCAGATATCGAGGCATCGGCTGGGCTGCTGGATGGAAATAGGAGACGACagtcttcatcgtcgtcgttaGGAGATAGTTCACAATCTATTTCGGAAAAGGAGTCGCAGTTCCATCATGCGGTGATGTCggttatttatattcttgGCTGGTACCTGTTTTCAGTGTCGATATCGGTGTATAATAAGTGGATGTTCTCGCCTGAACATTTGGATTTCCGGTTCCCGATATTTTCTACGTCTATACATCAGTTGATTCAGACGAGTTTAGCAGCTGCGATTTTATTTGCAGTTCCGGAATGGAAACCACAGTCGCCTTTCACGAATTTCAAGGACTATTTCCGACGCATTGGCCCCTGTGCAGCAGCGTCTGCTGGCGATATTGGCATGGGAAACGTGTCGCTTCGTCTCGTCACTCTGAGTTTCTATACTATGGTCAAGTCTTCGAGTCTGgggtttgttttgttgttcGGAGTCTTGTTTAAAATAGAGAAAGCTACTGCTAGATTATGTGCtattatcattttcatgTCCATTGGTgtgttgatgatggtggCCGGTGAAACCCAGTTCCAGCTGTTCGGGTTTATTCTCGTCATGggcgctgctgcttgtAGTGGTCTTCGTTGGTCGCTCACTCAGCTTCTTTTAAAACCAGCTGGTTTTGGCAGAGAccatcaacatcaccaacatcaacatcagcgacatcagcatcatcaccagtatcagcaaCTTCAAGAAGACGAAACTCACAATAGTGTGTATGAGAGTAATAACCACGGTCGTGTCTCGATGGCAGTCGACGGAGATCTCGATAAAGCAGGTACTTTATCGCCTACTGTCTCTGTCGTTAGTTCAGTACACATGCAGTCAGATTCGTcatctccttctccttcttcatcttcttcttcaccagctgttgGTctgctagcagcagctcctaTTGTATCCAGCGAGGACAGACGTCAACTCCAACTTCAACACGACTATGGTCATAACACTACAACCACTGCTGGTTCCACTGATCCCTCTACAACTAGTGGCAGCAAACACACTACACACTCTACACACAATAACCCTATATACACTATCCTGTCACTGTCACCCATCATGGGCACGATTCTCATGGTCATGTGTCTCATCATCGAAGGACCAATCCAAATCGTCAACGCCAAACTGTGGCAGGAAAAGGGGTTCCTCGGAGGCATTGGCCTGCTCATCTTCCCCGGCATCCTGGCATTCTGCATGACTCTCAGCGAGTTCCTCCTTCTCAACCGGACCAGCGTCCTCACTCTTGCCATAGCCGGCATCTGTAAAGAGGTCGTGACCATCTGTGTCGCATGCATTTTCTTTGGCGACCGACTCACCTTCATCAACGGCCTCGGCCTCCTTGTCACTACCGCCTGTATCGGCGCATACAACCTCCACCGCTACAACGAGACCAAAACGCGACACTCGGCAAAACATCTCGAGGACTCTGAAGAATAA